In the genome of Podospora pseudocomata strain CBS 415.72m chromosome 2 map unlocalized CBS415.72m_2.2, whole genome shotgun sequence, one region contains:
- the HNWD-pc15 gene encoding HNWD NOD-like receptor pc15 (COG:S; EggNog:ENOG503NYUK) translates to MRLLERNDTGDVSLTGDIPDDQVPPYAILSHTWGDEEVSFEDVTDGTRKNKRGYSKIQFCGDQAGRDGLKFFWIDTCCINKSDCDEFQEALNSMFRWYRNAAKCYVYLTDVSTYQQDTDSNPGWELAFRKSRWFTRGWTLQELIAPTVVEFFSEDRKRLGDKKSLAQHIHHTTGIPLRALQAYRLSDFSFDVRMSWIKHRSTTREEDRAYCLLGIFNVQMRLLYGEGEERAFERLREEISKHDRCLSSLHSTDPRLDKKRIEEAKGGLLDDAYRWVFDTPDFRDWHDQSESRLLWIKGDPGKGKTMLLCGIINELEGVIVADGHCRNLAYFFCQATDSRINNAIAVLRGLIYLLAQQQPRLIPHIRKYTDKAKSLSDANAWFVLSDILGGMLGDPNLKPTCLVVDALDECVIDLPKLLDFIVCISSDRIKWLLTSRNETIIEKKLKSNNARTRLSLELKENAMEVSHAVDVYIDDKLSGLEALQDDALLKDQVRDILHNKANGTFLWVALVVQELSMDGVESWHVLQIVEEVPPGLDGMYKRMLDEIRRNKRDSEFCWRILSVVTVAYRPLHLDEIGGLSGLPEQIVRSTENIQKIVAKCGSFLTVRDNQIYLVHQSAKDYLSDQASPLLFPSGVAVTHHDISDRSLKLLSGKLQRDVYGLFIPGYPIDHVRVPDPDPLATVRYSCVYWVDHLCNWQSSDDSKHPDIFQDSGIVDDFLRQHYLHWLEALSLCKSMPQGILSLARLESILQHRWITSQLPSLVTDMHRFVIYWRWVIENYPLQVYASALVFSPARSITRGLFRHEERKWITSGPIVEDNWNACRQTLEGHRYHINSAAFSPDSKLVASGSYDKTIKIWDAATGSCTQTLEGHRGWVWSVAFSPDSKWVASGSDDSTIKIWEAATGSCTQTLEGHRGWVWSVAFSPDSKWVASGSYDKTIKIWDTATGSCTQTLEGHRDLVRSVAISPDSKWVASGSDDDTIKIWDAATGSCTQTLEGHRGWVTSVAISPDSKWVASGSYDKTIKIWDAATGSCTQTLEGHRGSVRSVAISPDSKWVASGSHDKTIKIWDAATGSCTQTLEGHGGWVRSVAISPDSKWVASGSDDKTIKIWDTATGSCTHTLKRHRRSVQSVASSLNSTLIASGSDNANPPCYGIDLDNRWITRGLENWLWLPPEYLPACLAVAALTVAIGCSSGRVLIMTFTTDS, encoded by the exons ATGCGCCTCCTGGAACGCAATGATACCGGCGATGTCAGTTTGACGGGTGACATTCCCGACGACCAGGTCCCACCGTATGCGATACTTTCACACACATggggcgacgaagaggtcagCTTTGAGGATGTAACGGACGGTACACgcaagaacaaaagaggcTACTCTAAGATCCAGTTTTGCGGAGACCAAGCCGGGCGTGATGGACTGAAATTCTTCTGGATCGACACATGCTGCATCAACAAATCCGACTGCGATGAGTTTCAGGAGGCTCTCAACTCCATGTTCCGATGGTACCGCAATGCGGCCAAATGCTATGTCTATCTCACAGACGTCTCAACCTACCAACAGGACACCGACAGCAATCCCGGTTGGGAATTGGCTTTTCGGAAATCCAGATGGTTCACTCGTGGGTGGACCCTCCAAGAGCTTATTGCGCCAACAGTTGTTGAATTCTTCTCCGAAGACCGCAAGCGCCTAGGAGACAAGAAGTCTCTCGCACAGCATATTCATCACACAACTGGCATTCCTCTACGAGCTCTCCAAGCCTACAGATTGTCCGATTTCAGCTTTGACGTACGTATGTCGTGGATTAAACACCGCAGTACGACGCGCGAAGAAGACAGGGCTTACTGTCTACTCGGCATCTTTAACGTACAAATGCGACTTCTAtacggcgaaggagaagaaagagcaTTTGAGCGGCTGCGAGAGGAAATTAGCAAGCATGATCGCTGTCTGTCCAGTCTGCATTCTACCGACCCGCGCCTTGACAAGAAGcgcatcgaggaggcaaagggtgGGTTGCTTGATGACGCCTACCGCTGGGTTTTCGACACCCCCGACTTCCGCGATTGGCATGACCAGTCAGAGAGCCGCCTTCTCTGGATTAAAGGAGATcccggcaagggcaagaccatgttgctctgcggcaTTATCAACGAGCTGGAGGGTGTCATTGTTGCAGACGGGCACTGTCGCAACTTGGCCTATTTCTTCTGCCAAGCTACCGACTCCCGCATCAATAACGCCATTGCCGTGTTACGCGGCTTGAtctaccttcttgcccagcagcagccacgtcTCATCCCCCACATACGCAAATACACGGATAAGGCTAAATCGCTCTCTGACGCAAATGCGTGGTTCGTCCTCTCGgatattttgggggggatgctAGGAGACCCGAACTTGAAGCCAACCTGTTTAGTCGTCGATGCCCTAGACGAATGTGTTATCGACCTACCGAAGCTTTTAGACTTTATCGTCTGTATCTCATCCGATCGGATAAAATGGCTCTTAACAAGCCGGAACGAGACGATCATCGAGAAGAAATTGAAATCTAACAATGCGCGAACAAGGCTTAGTCTTGAGCTGAAGGAAAATGCGATGGAGGTGTCTCATGCCGTCGATGTGTACATCGACGATAAACTATCTGGGTTGGAAGCACTTCAGGACGACGCTCTGCTAAAGGATCAAGTACGGGATATTCTACACAACAAGGCAAACGGCACGTTCCTCTGGGTCGCCCTCGTCGTACAGGAACTCAgcatggatggggttgagagctGGCATGTTCTGCAGATTGTCGAAGAAGTGCCACCGGGGCTGGATGGGATGTACAAGCGCATGCTGGATGAGATCAGGCGGAATAAACGGGACTCGGAATTCTGTTGGCGCATTctctcggtggtgacggtagCATACCGCCCACTTCACTTGGACGAAATAGGCGGCTTGTCTGGATTACCGGAACAGATTGTCAGGTCGACGGAAAATATTCAGAAGATCGTGGCCAAGTGCGGATCCTTTCTCACGGTTCGAGATAACCAGATCTACCTCGTTCATCAATCAGCCAAGGACTACTTGAGTGATCAAGCCTCCCCGTTACTTTTCCCCAGTGGTGTGGCTGTGACCCACCATGACATATCGGATCGGTCACTAAAGCTTCTCTCAGGCAAGTTGCAACGCGATGTATACGGTTTATTTATACCAGGATATCCTATCGACCACGTCCGAGTGCCGGACCCGGACCCTCTTGCGACAGTGCGGTACTCGTGCGTTTACTGGGTTGATCATCTCTGTAACTGGCAGTCGAGCGACGATAGCAAGCACCCAGATATTTTCCAAGATAGTGGTATCGTCGATGACTTTCTGAGGCAGCACTACCTCCACTGGCTTGAAGCACTTTCACTTTGTAAGAGCATGCCGCAGGGGATACTTTCATTGGCAAGGCTCGAAAGCATTCTTCAG CATAGGTGGATTACGTCTCAATTACCAAGTCTTGTCACTGACATGCACCGATTCGTTATATACTGGAGATGGGTTATTGAGAATTATCCTCTTCAGGTATACGCTTCAGCACTTGTGTTCAGCCCCGCCCGAAGTATAACAAGAGGCCTATTTAGGCATGAAGAACGGAAGTGGATTACTTCGGGGCCAATTGTAGAGGATAATTGGAAtgcgtgccggcagacgctcgaggggcatcGCTATCACATCAACTCGGcagcgttctcgcccgattcgaagttggttgcgtcaggatcatacgacaagaccatcaagatctgggatgcggccacggggtcatgtacgcagacgctcgagggccatcgcggttgggtctggtcggtagcgttctcgcccgattcgaagtgggttgcgtcaggatcagacgacagtaccatcaagatctgggaggcggccacggggtcatgtacgcagacgctcgagggccatcgcggttgggtctggtcggtagcgttctcgcccgattcgaagtgggttgccTCAGGATCATACGACAAGActatcaagatctgggatacggctacggggtcatgtacgcagacgctcgaggggcatcGCGATTTGGTCaggtcggtagcgatctcgcccgattcgaagtgggttgcctcaggatcagacgacgacaccatcaagatctgggatgcggctacggggtcatgtacgcagacgctcgagggccatcgcGGTTGGGTcacgtcggtagcgatctcgcccgattcgaagtgggttgcgtcaggatcatacgacaagaccatcaagatctgggatgcggccacggggtcatgtacgcagacgctcgaggggcatcGCGGTTCGGTCAGGTCGGTAGCGATttcgcccgattcgaagtgggttgcgtcaggatcacacgacaagaccatcaagatctgggatgcggccacggggtcatgtacgcagacaCTCGAGGGGCATGGCGGTTGGGTCaggtcggtagcgatctcgcccgattcgaagtgggttgcgtcaggatcagacgacaagactatcaagatctgggatacggctacggggtcatgtacgcacACGCTCAAAAGGCATCGCCGTTCTGTTCAGtcggtagcgtcttcccttAACTCGACGCTGATTGCATCCGGATCAGATAATGCCAACCCCCCATGCTATGGAATAGACTTAGACAATAGGTGGATTACGAGGGGCTTAGAAAACTGGCTATGGTTGCCTCCGGAATATCTGCCAGCATGTTTAGCTGTAGCGGCATTAACGGTTgctattggctgttcttcgggGCGCGTCCTAATTATGACGTTCACGACAGACAGCTAA
- the HNWD-pc16 gene encoding HNWD NOD-like receptor pc16 (COG:S; EggNog:ENOG503NYUK) encodes MRLLERNDTGDFSLTDDIPDDQVPPYAILSHTWGDEEVIFKDIKDGICKNKRGYSKIQFCGDQAGRDGLKFFWVDTCCIDKSDSTEVQRALNSMFQWYRNAAKCYVYLTDVSTCQQDTDGNPGWWELTFRKSKWFTRGWTLQELIAPAIVEFFSKEGERLGDKKSLEQQIHDVTEIPLEALPGNTLSDFSIEERLSWVGKRNTTQKEDKAYSLFGIFDVTMPLLYGEGEDKAFGRLREEISKHDRCLSSLHSTDPRLDKKRIEEAKGGLLAGAYRWVFANPDFCLWRERSESRLLWINGDPGKGKTMLLCGIINELQGAIVADGHCRNLAYFFCQATDSRINNAIAVLRGLIYLLAHQQPRLISHVRKYTDAGKSLSDANAWFVLSDILGGMLGDPNLKPTCLVVDALDECVIDLPKLLDFIVCISSDRIKWLLTSRNETIIEKKLKSNNARTRLSLELKENAMEVKLSHAVDVYIDDKLSGLEALQDDALLKDQVRDILHNKANGTFLWVALVVQELSMDGVESWHVLQIVEEVPPGLDGMYKRMLDEIRRNKRDSEFCWRILSVVTVAYRPLHLDEIGGLSGLPEQIVRSTENIQKIVAKCGSFLTVRDNQIYLVHQSAKDYLSDQASPLLFPSGVAVTHHDISDRSLKLLSGKLQRDVYGLFIPGYPIDHVRVPDPDPLATVRYSCVYWVDHLCNWQSSDDSKHPDIFQDSGIVDDFLRQHYLHWLEALSLCKSMPQGILSMAKLESILQHSSITSQLPSLVADMRRFVLYWRWVVENYPLQVYASALVFSPAQSITRGLFTQEERKWITSRPIVEDNWNACRQTLEGHRGWVWSVAFSPDSKWVASGSDDSTIKIWEAATGSCTQTLEAHRGGVWSVAFSPDSKWVVSGSEDSTIKIWEAATGSCTQTLEGHGDRVNSVAISRDSKWVASGSADHTIKIWEAATGSCTQTLEGHGGPVLSVAFSPDSKWVVSGSADRTIKIWEAATGSCTQMLEGHSGRVWSVAFSPDSRWVVSGSDDSTIKIWEAATGSCTQTLEGHGGPVLSVAFSPDSKWVASGSADRTIKIWEAATGSCTQMLEGHSGRVWSVAFSPDSRWVVSGLDDSTIKIWEAATGSCTQTLEGHGGPVLSVAFSPDSKWVASGSADRTIKIWEAATGSCTQMLEGHSGRVWSVAFSPDSRWVVSGSDDSTIKIWEAATGSCTQTLEGHGGSVKSVASSLDSKLIASGSNDTNPPHYPRYGIDMSKRWITKGSENWLWLPLEYQSQCFAAAASTIAIGCFSGRVLTMKFTTDS; translated from the exons ATGCGCCTCCTGGAACGCAATGATACCGGCGATTTTAGTTTGACGGATGACATTCCCGACGACCAGGTCCCACCGTACGCAATACTTTCGCACACCTGGGGCGATGAAGAGGTCATCTTTAAGGATATAAAGGACGGTATATgcaagaacaaaagaggcTACTCCAAGATACAGTTTTGCGGAGATCAAGCCGGACGCGATGGGCTGAAATTCTTCTGGGTCGACACATGCTGCATCGACAAATCCGACAGCACCGAAGTTCAGCGCGCCCTTAACTCCATGTTTCAGTGGTACCGCAATGCAGCCAAATGCTATGTCTATCTCACAGACGTCTCAACCTGCCAGCAGGATACCGACGGCAACCCTGGCTGGTGGGAATTGACCTTTCGAAAATCTAAGTGGTTCACTCGTGGATGGACCCTTCAAGAGCTCATTGCTCCAGCAATTGTGGAATTCTTCTCCAAAGAGGGCGAGCGTCTAGGAGACAAGAAGTCTTTGGAACAACAAATCCACGATGTAACCGAGATTCCCCTAGAGGCTCTCCCAGGCAATACATTGTCCGACTTCAGCATCGAAGAGCGTCTGTCGTGGGTCGGAAAgcgcaacaccacacaaaaagaagacaaggcATACTCGCTATTCGGCATCTTTGATGTAACAATGCCGCTTCTGTatggcgaaggagaagataaAGCATTTGGGCGGCTGCGAGAGGAAATTAGTAAGCATGATCGCTGTCTGTCCAGTCTACATTCTACCGACCCGCGCCTTGATAAGAAGcgcatcgaggaggcaaagggtgggttgcttgctggcgCTTACCGCTGGGTTTTCGCCAACCCTGACTTCTGTCTATGGCGTGAACGGTCGGAGAGCCGCTTACTCTGGATCAATGGAGATcccggcaaaggcaagaccatgttactctgcggcatcatcaacgagctaCAGGGAGCCATTGTTGCAGACGGGCATTGTCGTAATCTGGCCTACTTCTTCTGCCAAGCTACCGACTCCCGCATCAATAACGCCATTGCCGTGTTACGTGGCCTGATCTatcttcttgcccaccagcagccacgtcTCATCTCCCACGTGCGTAAATACACCGACGCTGGTAAATCCCTCTCCGACGCAAATGCGTGGTTCGTCCTCTCGgatattttgggggggatgctAGGAGACCCGAACTTGAAGCCAACCTGTTTAGTCGTCGATGCCCTAGACGAATGTGTTATCGACCTACCGAAGCTTTTAGACTTTATCGTCTGTATCTCATCCGATCGGATAAAATGGCTCTTAACAAGCCGGAACGAGACGATCATCGAGAAGAAATTGAAATCTAACAATGCGCGAACAAGGCTTAGTCTTGAGCTGAAGGAAAATGCGATGGAGGTAAAACTTTCTCATGCCGTCGATGTGTACATCGACGATAAACTATCTGGGTTGGAAGCACTTCAGGACGACGCTCTGCTAAAGGATCAAGTACGGGATATTCTACACAACAAGGCAAACGGCACGTTCCTCTGGGTCGCCCTCGTCGTACAGGAACTCAgcatggatggggttgagagctGGCATGTTCTGCAGATTGTCGAAGAAGTGCCACCGGGGCTGGATGGGATGTACAAGCGCATGCTGGATGAGATCAGGCGGAATAAACGGGACTCGGAATTCTGTTGGCGCATTctctcggtggtgacggtagCATACCGCCCACTTCACTTGGACGAAATAGGCGGCTTGTCTGGATTACCGGAACAGATTGTCAGGTCGACGGAAAATATTCAGAAGATCGTGGCCAAGTGCGGATCCTTTCTCACGGTTCGAGATAACCAGATCTACCTCGTTCATCAATCAGCCAAGGACTACTTGAGTGATCAAGCCTCCCCGTTACTTTTCCCCAGTGGTGTGGCTGTGACCCACCATGACATATCGGATCGGTCACTAAAGCTTCTCTCAGGCAAGTTGCAACGCGATGTATACGGTTTATTTATACCAGGATATCCTATCGACCACGTCCGAGTGCCGGACCCGGACCCTCTTGCGACAGTGCGGTACTCGTGCGTTTACTGGGTTGATCATCTCTGTAACTGGCAGTCGAGCGACGATAGCAAGCACCCAGATATTTTCCAAGATAGTGGTATCGTCGATGACTTTCTGAGGCAGCACTACCTCCACTGGCTTGAAGCACTTTCACTTTGTAAGAGCATGCCGCAGGGGATACTTTCAATGGCAAAGCTCGAAAGCATTCTTCAG CACAGTTCGATTACGTCTCAATTACCAAGCCTTGTCGCTGACATGCGCCGATTCGTTTTGTACTggagatgggttgttgagaattATCCTCTTCAGGTATACGCTTCAGCACTTGTATTCAGCCCCGCCCAAAGTATAACAAGAGGCCTATTTACGCAGGAAGAACGGAAGTGGATTACTTCGAGGCCAATTGTAGAGGATAATTGGAAtgcgtgccggcagacgctcgagggccatcgcggttgggtctggtcggtagcgttctcgcccgattcgaagtgggttgcgtcaggatcagacgacagtaccatcaagatctgggaggcggccacggggtcatgtacgcagacgctcgaaGCCCATCGCGGTggggtctggtcggtagcgttctcgcccgattcgaagtgggttgtgtcaggatcagaggacagtaccatcaagatctgggaggcggccacggggtcatgtacgcagacgctcgagggccatggcgatagggtcaactcggtagcgatctcgcgCGATTCGAAatgggttgcgtcaggatcagccGACcataccatcaagatctgggaggcggccacggggtcatgtacgcagacgctcgagggccatggcggtccggtcctgtcggtagcgttctcgcccgattcgaagtgggttgtgtcaggatcagccgaccgtaccatcaagatctgggaggcggccacggggtcatgtacgcagatGCTCGAGGGCCATAGCGGTcgggtctggtcggtagcgttctcgcccgattcgaggtgggttgtgtcaggatcagacgacagtaccatcaagatctgggaggcggccacggggtcatgtacgcagacgctcgagggccatggcggtccggtcctgtcggtagcgttctcgcccgattcgaagtgggttgcgtcaggatcagccgaccgtaccatcaagatctgggaggcggccacggggtcatgtacgcagatGCTCGAGGGCCATAGCGGTcgggtctggtcggtagcgttctcgcccgattcgaggtgggttgtgtcaggattagacgacagtaccatcaagatctgggaggcggccacggggtcatgtacgcagacgctcgagggccatggcggtccggtcctgtcggtagcgttctcgcccgattcgaagtgggttgcgtcaggatcagccgaccgtaccatcaagatctgggaggcggccacggggtcatgtacgcagatGCTCGAGGGCCATAGCGGTcgggtctggtcggtagcgttctcgcccgattcgaggtgggttgtgtcaggatcagacgacagtaccatcaagatctgggaggcggccacggggtcatgtacgcagacgctcgagggccatggcggttcTGTGAAAtcggtagcgtcttcccttGATTCGAAGCTGATTGCATCCGGATCTAACgataccaaccccccacattACCCACGCTATGGAATAGACATGAGCAAGAGATGGATTACCAAGGGTTCAGAAAATTGGCTATGGCTGCCTCTGGAATATCAGTCACAATGTTTCGCTGCAGCGGCATCAACAATTGCTATTGGCTGTTTTTCGGGGCGCGTCCTAACTATGAAGTTTACGACAGACAGCtga